The nucleotide sequence ATTTTTGCTTGCAGACGAACTGCCTTGCGGTAATTTGCTTCCTCGCTCATAACATCCGCTTCTTCATCGTACAAACCAATTAATGAAACAGCTGTGCGGAGGGCGGCCATTGGATGGACTTTATCAATTGGATACATTTTAAAGTGGTTAAGTACTTCTTGAGGAAGATCATAGCTGTCTGACAATTGCTGCTTCAGCTCATCTAGCTCTGCCTGTGTAGGAAGTTTTCGGTGCCATAGCAGATAAATAACTTCTTCAAAGCTTGCATTTTCAGCTAAATCATCGATGTTGTAGCCAGCGTATGTAAGAGTGTCATCAATAATAGAGCTTACTGAAGATGTTGTTGCTACTACTCCTTCTAATCCACGAGCGGTCGTCATAATCATTCTCTCCTTCGACTGTTAATTTCCCCCATTGCCTTTTTTGAAACCATTTTTAACTGAGTTCTTGCTCAGTAAAGTTTCATGTAAAACACGAACATTTTTAAAGATTGCGCTTTCACCTGATATTATAAACAATAATTTAATGTTTGTGAATGAAAAGTGTCTAAAATTCTACAAAATCGCCATGGTTTCTCAACAAAACACGGGGAAAAAACATGTTATACTAAAAAATTATTTTCTTCCTGTACTCATTATACATGGGAGCGGCTAAAATTTCTATTGAAACCACTCAAGAACTTTCATAACCGTGTAGGCGATGCCTGCGCCGATCAATGGACCAACGGCCACGCCATTAAAAAGAGCTACCGCTGCAATCGTTCCAAAGACAAGTGCGGTCGTAATATGAGGATCCTCCGCCAGCAACGTCACGCCGCTTTTGCCGAGAAGGGCTACAAGCATACCAGAGATGAGAGCGATCCATGCATAAGGAGACTTTAGAGAATCCCCCAGCTCCCTAAACCCAATTTCTCCTGTCGCAATCGGCACCAACACCGCAATAGTAATGACTGCTACT is from Bacillus sp. PK3_68 and encodes:
- a CDS encoding DUF441 domain-containing protein; protein product: MQPYLFLLMLLAIALIAKNQSLLLAVIVLLVLKVIGLDDKLFAAVQTKGINWGVAVITIAVLVPIATGEIGFRELGDSLKSPYAWIALISGMLVALLGKSGVTLLAEDPHITTALVFGTIAAVALFNGVAVGPLIGAGIAYTVMKVLEWFQ